In the genome of Halobacterium noricense, one region contains:
- a CDS encoding adenylate kinase family protein produces the protein MRVAVTGTPGTGKTTATEHLDTGLDIVHLNDVIQAEDLYTEVDEARDSKVADLDAVRDWLEGREDVLVESHLSHLLDADRVVVLRCAPGELERRLIERGEPAEKAEENAESEALDVILSEAVRDHGKPNVYEIDTTDRDPEAVADDVAAVLAGERDPSAGEVDFTEYL, from the coding sequence ATGAGAGTCGCCGTCACCGGGACGCCGGGCACCGGGAAGACGACCGCCACCGAGCACCTCGACACCGGCCTCGACATCGTCCACCTCAACGACGTCATCCAGGCGGAAGACCTCTACACGGAGGTCGACGAAGCCCGCGACAGCAAGGTCGCGGACCTCGACGCCGTCCGCGACTGGCTGGAGGGGCGCGAGGACGTGCTCGTGGAGTCGCACCTCTCGCACCTGCTGGACGCGGACCGCGTGGTCGTGCTGCGGTGCGCACCCGGCGAACTGGAGCGCCGCCTCATCGAGCGCGGCGAACCCGCCGAGAAAGCCGAGGAGAACGCCGAGAGCGAAGCGCTGGATGTTATCCTCTCGGAGGCCGTCCGCGACCACGGGAAGCCCAACGTCTACGAAATCGACACCACCGACCGCGACCCGGAGGCGGTCGCCGACGACGTCGCGGCCGTGCTCGCGGGCGAACGCGACCCCTCCGCGGGCGAGGTGGACTTCACGGAGTACCTATGA
- a CDS encoding type II toxin-antitoxin system HicB family antitoxin produces the protein MSTGREIRLVEEDDGWWSAIDEDTGVASQGATREEALANLDEAVALTEDAREDESPSPEPDAPWFDA, from the coding sequence ATGAGCACGGGACGCGAGATTCGCCTCGTCGAGGAGGACGACGGCTGGTGGTCCGCCATCGACGAGGACACGGGTGTGGCGAGCCAGGGTGCGACCCGCGAGGAGGCGCTGGCGAATCTCGACGAAGCCGTCGCACTCACGGAGGACGCCCGCGAGGACGAATCGCCGTCACCCGAACCTGACGCGCCGTGGTTCGACGCCTGA
- a CDS encoding type II toxin-antitoxin system HicA family toxin, with amino-acid sequence MGSHDFSGREIVSVLQQFGYRHDRTRGDHAILKYTHPETGKTTGYRRTTP; translated from the coding sequence ATGGGGTCGCACGACTTCTCGGGACGGGAAATCGTCTCCGTCCTGCAGCAGTTCGGCTACCGCCACGACCGAACTCGGGGCGACCACGCGATTCTCAAATACACGCATCCAGAAACCGGTAAAACGACGGGGTATCGGCGGACAACTCCGTGA
- a CDS encoding CDP-alcohol phosphatidyltransferase family protein — protein sequence MTLDTYRDLATRLMRPWVRAAVRVGATPNAVSVVAFLFAVAAAAVFYVASPSMYAVGALCVVVNGWLDLLDGALARELGTDSVAGDLLDHVLDRYADVVIVAGLAAGIGRYDLGLAAVTGVLLTSYLGTQAQAVGLDRVYGGLLGRADRLALVGITGGLSVFIPAAGGFSLVAWLLALFAVVGHLTAIQRFVSAWRQLS from the coding sequence GTGACGCTCGACACCTACCGCGACCTCGCGACGCGGCTGATGCGGCCGTGGGTGCGCGCGGCGGTGCGCGTCGGCGCGACCCCGAACGCGGTCAGCGTCGTCGCGTTCCTGTTCGCGGTCGCGGCCGCCGCCGTGTTCTACGTCGCGTCGCCGTCGATGTACGCGGTCGGCGCGCTCTGCGTCGTCGTCAACGGCTGGCTGGACCTCCTCGACGGCGCGCTCGCGCGGGAACTCGGCACGGACTCGGTGGCGGGCGACCTCCTCGACCACGTCCTCGACCGGTACGCCGACGTGGTCATCGTCGCCGGGCTCGCCGCCGGTATCGGCCGCTACGACCTCGGGCTCGCCGCCGTCACGGGCGTGCTGCTCACGTCGTACCTCGGCACGCAAGCGCAAGCCGTCGGCCTCGACCGCGTGTACGGCGGCCTACTCGGGCGCGCGGACCGCCTCGCGCTCGTCGGAATCACCGGTGGACTCTCCGTGTTCATTCCTGCTGCCGGTGGGTTCTCGCTGGTCGCGTGGCTGCTCGCGCTGTTCGCCGTCGTCGGCCACCTCACCGCGATTCAGCGGTTCGTCTCCGCGTGGCGCCAGCTCTCCTGA
- the hisC gene encoding histidinol-phosphate transaminase codes for MELRDLSDHVEYRAGRGIEEVARELGRDPAEFVKLSSNENPHGPSPKAEAAIRETASGVHRYPKAVHADLTAALADRWDVADEQVWLANGGDGALDYLARATLAPGDRVLVPTPGFTYYGMSARFHHGEVAEYDVRTEDGFALTAESVLDAYDGERVVYLTSPHNPTGHRFTLDAVEEVADETDEDTLVVVDEAYGEFTDAPSAVSLLDERDDVAVLRTFSKAYGLAGIRLGYAVTPQAWADAYARVQTPFAASAIACRAGTAALDDDEHVEQTVDSVEWSRQYMYDELDARTYESHGNFVLANVGDATEVADAAKREGVLIRDCSSFGLPEHVRITCGTREETERAVAVLNEVLAE; via the coding sequence ATGGAACTACGGGACCTCTCCGACCACGTGGAGTACCGGGCCGGTCGGGGAATCGAGGAGGTCGCGCGCGAACTCGGGCGCGACCCCGCGGAGTTCGTGAAGCTCTCCTCGAACGAGAACCCCCACGGCCCGAGTCCGAAGGCCGAAGCCGCCATCCGCGAGACCGCTTCGGGGGTCCACCGCTACCCGAAGGCCGTCCACGCCGACCTCACGGCCGCGCTCGCCGACCGGTGGGACGTCGCCGACGAGCAGGTGTGGCTGGCGAACGGCGGCGACGGCGCACTCGACTACCTCGCGCGGGCGACGCTCGCGCCGGGCGACCGCGTACTCGTGCCGACGCCGGGCTTCACGTACTACGGGATGAGCGCGCGCTTCCACCACGGCGAGGTCGCCGAGTACGACGTCCGCACCGAGGACGGATTCGCGCTCACCGCCGAGAGCGTGCTGGACGCGTACGACGGCGAGCGCGTCGTCTACCTGACGAGCCCGCACAACCCGACCGGCCACCGGTTCACGCTGGACGCGGTCGAGGAAGTCGCTGACGAGACCGACGAGGACACGCTCGTCGTCGTGGACGAGGCGTACGGCGAATTCACGGACGCGCCCTCCGCGGTCTCGCTGCTCGACGAACGCGACGACGTCGCGGTGCTGCGGACGTTCTCGAAGGCGTACGGGCTCGCGGGCATCCGCCTCGGGTACGCCGTCACACCGCAGGCGTGGGCGGACGCGTACGCTCGCGTGCAGACGCCGTTCGCCGCGAGCGCCATCGCGTGCCGGGCGGGCACCGCCGCGCTTGACGACGACGAGCACGTCGAGCAGACCGTCGACAGCGTCGAGTGGTCGCGGCAGTACATGTACGACGAACTCGATGCGCGGACGTACGAGAGCCACGGGAACTTCGTGCTCGCGAACGTCGGCGACGCCACCGAGGTCGCGGACGCCGCCAAGCGCGAGGGCGTCCTGATTCGGGACTGTTCCAGCTTCGGGCTCCCCGAACACGTCCGCATCACCTGCGGCACCCGCGAGGAGACCGAGCGCGCGGTCGCCGTGCTCAACGAGGTGCTCGCGGAATGA
- a CDS encoding multiprotein bridging factor aMBF1 yields MAQCEMCGKEVSSPKTVKIEGAEIDVCDDCSEFGTTVETESSSTTSTKYSTSSSSQSSGGSTSSSSGGSSGGRRRRDMFDEMEELASDYDDRIRKARETEGLSQEELADDLNEKASVIRKLERGDSLPSDDVREKLESKLGISLTESGGEADEDWSSDSDSAGLTLGDKVRRKSDDS; encoded by the coding sequence ATGGCTCAGTGCGAGATGTGTGGCAAGGAGGTCTCGTCCCCGAAGACCGTCAAAATCGAGGGGGCGGAAATCGACGTCTGCGACGACTGTTCGGAGTTCGGAACGACAGTCGAAACGGAGTCCTCCAGCACCACCAGCACGAAGTATTCGACGTCTTCATCTAGTCAGTCCTCGGGCGGCTCTACGTCCTCGTCCAGCGGCGGCTCCTCGGGCGGTCGCCGCCGCCGCGACATGTTCGACGAGATGGAAGAGCTCGCCAGCGACTACGACGACCGCATCCGGAAGGCCCGCGAGACCGAGGGACTCAGCCAGGAGGAACTGGCCGACGACCTCAACGAGAAGGCCAGCGTCATCCGGAAGCTGGAACGCGGCGACAGCCTCCCCAGCGACGACGTCCGCGAGAAGCTCGAGAGCAAGCTCGGCATCTCCCTGACGGAGTCCGGCGGCGAGGCCGACGAGGACTGGTCCTCGGACAGCGACAGCGCGGGGCTGACGCTCGGCGACAAGGTCCGCCGGAAGAGCGACGACAGCTAA